One genomic region from Athalia rosae chromosome 3, iyAthRosa1.1, whole genome shotgun sequence encodes:
- the LOC105690493 gene encoding paxillin-like isoform X1 has product MTENVYDRIRRSPKPVRHDLISEKYDLFNENPNEGNQSNRFQPKIQDALLADLQNTVSPEGNHAGNNATPGYGSLNGARSHTGVYRGYDNQTSPLPPQSPTYQNREAIEESMSRTNSAPYSQNAQGGKMPSLNNNLSELDTLLQDLSNAHYNTHLQERDSIGSTGKLNGGANSPMLRSPSSLSTTRPTVDSLLEELSTAVPAGEYPHDGKVTVTIQETSTEVQPVYEGYSQVQRESLITKTEQNPGFTNGHAASNATKELDDLMASLSEFKINGSTHQHQTVTDSPYAKPNKATKSSPSPQPPEGPLTRIHISETHTTHHYQPQHGESHHAQAATQIKQNQLDSMLGNLQADMSRQGVNTTQKGCCNACEKPIVGQVITALGKTWHPEHFTCTHCNQELGTRNFFERDSHPYCEPDYHNLFSPRCAYCNGPILDKCVTALEKTWHTEHFFCAQCGKQFGEDGFHERDGKPYCREDYFDMFAPKCGGCNRAIMENYISALNSQWHPDCFVCRDCRQPFHGGSFFDHEGLPYCETHYHAKRGSLCAGCHKPITGRCITAMFRKFHPEHFVCAFCLKQLNKGTFKEQNDKPYCHGCFDKLFG; this is encoded by the exons ATGACTG AGAATGTGTATGATCGGATACGCCGTTCGCCTAAGCCGGTTCGGCACGATCTCATCTCCGAAAAGTACGATCTTTTTAACGAAAATCCAAACGAAGGGAACCAATCGAATCGATTCCAGCCGAAGATTCAAG aCGCACTCCTCGCCGACCTTCAGAACACAGTATCACCTGAAGGAAACCATGCCGGAAACAACGCGACTCCAGGTTACGGATCACTCAATGGCGCAAGATCTCATACCGGTGTTTACAGAGGCTACGACAATCAAACATCTCCGTTGCCACCTCAATCG CCCACTTATCAAAACCGGGAGGCGATCGAAGAGTCGATGTCGAGGACTAACAGTGCTCCATACTCTCAGAATGCCCAGGGAGGTAAAATGCCATCCTTGAATAACAATCTTTCGGAGTTGGATACTCTCCTCCAAGATCTTAGTAACGCTCACTATAACACTCATCTTCAGGAAAGAG ACAGCATAGGATCAACGGGGAAGTTGAACGGAGGTGCAAACAGCCCAATGTTACGCTCGCCAAGTAGCCTTTCAACAACGCGACCCACCGTTGATTCTCTACTCGAAGAGCTAAGTACTGCAGTTCCTGCTGG TGAATATCCACATGACGGTAAGGTCACCGTTACTATCCAAGAAACATCTACTGAGGTGCAACCAGTCTATGAAGGATATTCTCAGGTTCAACGAGAATCCTTGATTACAAAAACTGAGCAGAATCCAGGCTTCACTAACGGACACGCCGCCAGTAATGCTACCAAGGAGCTGGATGATCTCATGGCATCACTTTCTGAGTTTAAG ATTAATGGTAGCACTCATCAACATCAGACAGTGACTGACTCCCCGTACGCCAAACCAAATAAAGCTACCAAGAGCTCGCCGAGTCCACAGCCACCAGAAGGGCCGCTGACCAGAATCCACATTTCAGAGACTCACACTACCCATCATTATCAACCGCAGCACGGGGAGAGCCACCACGCCCAAGCTGCAACTCAAATCAAACAGAATCAATTGGATTCTATGCTAGGAAATCTTCAAGCAGACATGAGTCGTCAAGGAGTTAACACAACCCAAAAAGGATGCTGCAATGCTTGCGAAAAGCCTATTGTCGGACAG GTGATCACTGCTTTGGGGAAAACGTGGCATCCAGAGCATTTCACTTGTACCCATTGCAACCAAGAGCTGGGTACACGTAACTTCTTTGAGAGGGACAGTCATCCCTACTGTGAACCGGATTATCACAATCTATTCTCCCCTCGATGCGCTTATTGTAACGGCCCAATTCTTGAT aaaTGCGTTACTGCCCTGGAGAAGACTTGGCACACGGAGCACTTTTTCTGTGCTCAGTGTGGCAAACAGTTTGGAGAAGACGGTTTTCACGAACGTGATGGAAAACCTTATTGCCGCGAAGATTACTTTGACATGTTTGCACCAAAATGTGGCGGTTGCAACCGTGCTATAATGGAAAATTACATCTCTGCTCTCAACAGCCAGTGGCACCCAGATTGTTTTGTCTGCAGG GATTGTAGACAACCATTCCATGGTGGATCATTCTTTGATCACGAGGGATTGCCATACTGTGAGACACACTATCATGCAAAACGAGGATCCCTTTGTGCAGGTTGTCATAAGCCCATAACCG GTCGCTGCATAACTGCCATGTTCCGTAAATTCCACCCTGAACACTTTGTATGTGCTTTTTGTTTGAAACAATTGAACAAGGGTACTTTCAAAGAACAAAATGACAAGCCATACTGTCATGGTTGTTTTGATAAATTGTTTGGATAA
- the LOC105690493 gene encoding leupaxin-like isoform X5: MDDLDALLADLQNTVSPEGNHAGNNATPGYGSLNGARSHTGVYRGYDNQTSPLPPQSPTYQNREAIEESMSRTNSAPYSQNAQGGKMPSLNNNLSELDTLLQDLSNAHYNTHLQERDSIGSTGKLNGGANSPMLRSPSSLSTTRPTVDSLLEELSTAVPAGEYPHDGKVTVTIQETSTEVQPVYEGYSQVQRESLITKTEQNPGFTNGHAASNATKELDDLMASLSEFKINGSTHQHQTVTDSPYAKPNKATKSSPSPQPPEGPLTRIHISETHTTHHYQPQHGESHHAQAATQIKQNQLDSMLGNLQADMSRQGVNTTQKGCCNACEKPIVGQVITALGKTWHPEHFTCTHCNQELGTRNFFERDSHPYCEPDYHNLFSPRCAYCNGPILDKCVTALEKTWHTEHFFCAQCGKQFGEDGFHERDGKPYCREDYFDMFAPKCGGCNRAIMENYISALNSQWHPDCFVCRDCRQPFHGGSFFDHEGLPYCETHYHAKRGSLCAGCHKPITGRCITAMFRKFHPEHFVCAFCLKQLNKGTFKEQNDKPYCHGCFDKLFG; encoded by the exons ATGGATGATTTAG aCGCACTCCTCGCCGACCTTCAGAACACAGTATCACCTGAAGGAAACCATGCCGGAAACAACGCGACTCCAGGTTACGGATCACTCAATGGCGCAAGATCTCATACCGGTGTTTACAGAGGCTACGACAATCAAACATCTCCGTTGCCACCTCAATCG CCCACTTATCAAAACCGGGAGGCGATCGAAGAGTCGATGTCGAGGACTAACAGTGCTCCATACTCTCAGAATGCCCAGGGAGGTAAAATGCCATCCTTGAATAACAATCTTTCGGAGTTGGATACTCTCCTCCAAGATCTTAGTAACGCTCACTATAACACTCATCTTCAGGAAAGAG ACAGCATAGGATCAACGGGGAAGTTGAACGGAGGTGCAAACAGCCCAATGTTACGCTCGCCAAGTAGCCTTTCAACAACGCGACCCACCGTTGATTCTCTACTCGAAGAGCTAAGTACTGCAGTTCCTGCTGG TGAATATCCACATGACGGTAAGGTCACCGTTACTATCCAAGAAACATCTACTGAGGTGCAACCAGTCTATGAAGGATATTCTCAGGTTCAACGAGAATCCTTGATTACAAAAACTGAGCAGAATCCAGGCTTCACTAACGGACACGCCGCCAGTAATGCTACCAAGGAGCTGGATGATCTCATGGCATCACTTTCTGAGTTTAAG ATTAATGGTAGCACTCATCAACATCAGACAGTGACTGACTCCCCGTACGCCAAACCAAATAAAGCTACCAAGAGCTCGCCGAGTCCACAGCCACCAGAAGGGCCGCTGACCAGAATCCACATTTCAGAGACTCACACTACCCATCATTATCAACCGCAGCACGGGGAGAGCCACCACGCCCAAGCTGCAACTCAAATCAAACAGAATCAATTGGATTCTATGCTAGGAAATCTTCAAGCAGACATGAGTCGTCAAGGAGTTAACACAACCCAAAAAGGATGCTGCAATGCTTGCGAAAAGCCTATTGTCGGACAG GTGATCACTGCTTTGGGGAAAACGTGGCATCCAGAGCATTTCACTTGTACCCATTGCAACCAAGAGCTGGGTACACGTAACTTCTTTGAGAGGGACAGTCATCCCTACTGTGAACCGGATTATCACAATCTATTCTCCCCTCGATGCGCTTATTGTAACGGCCCAATTCTTGAT aaaTGCGTTACTGCCCTGGAGAAGACTTGGCACACGGAGCACTTTTTCTGTGCTCAGTGTGGCAAACAGTTTGGAGAAGACGGTTTTCACGAACGTGATGGAAAACCTTATTGCCGCGAAGATTACTTTGACATGTTTGCACCAAAATGTGGCGGTTGCAACCGTGCTATAATGGAAAATTACATCTCTGCTCTCAACAGCCAGTGGCACCCAGATTGTTTTGTCTGCAGG GATTGTAGACAACCATTCCATGGTGGATCATTCTTTGATCACGAGGGATTGCCATACTGTGAGACACACTATCATGCAAAACGAGGATCCCTTTGTGCAGGTTGTCATAAGCCCATAACCG GTCGCTGCATAACTGCCATGTTCCGTAAATTCCACCCTGAACACTTTGTATGTGCTTTTTGTTTGAAACAATTGAACAAGGGTACTTTCAAAGAACAAAATGACAAGCCATACTGTCATGGTTGTTTTGATAAATTGTTTGGATAA
- the LOC105690493 gene encoding paxillin-like isoform X4, with translation MNSTAVRPMSPITPTRLATLERHRRWERYINALLADLQNTVSPEGNHAGNNATPGYGSLNGARSHTGVYRGYDNQTSPLPPQSPTYQNREAIEESMSRTNSAPYSQNAQGGKMPSLNNNLSELDTLLQDLSNAHYNTHLQERDSIGSTGKLNGGANSPMLRSPSSLSTTRPTVDSLLEELSTAVPAGEYPHDGKVTVTIQETSTEVQPVYEGYSQVQRESLITKTEQNPGFTNGHAASNATKELDDLMASLSEFKINGSTHQHQTVTDSPYAKPNKATKSSPSPQPPEGPLTRIHISETHTTHHYQPQHGESHHAQAATQIKQNQLDSMLGNLQADMSRQGVNTTQKGCCNACEKPIVGQVITALGKTWHPEHFTCTHCNQELGTRNFFERDSHPYCEPDYHNLFSPRCAYCNGPILDKCVTALEKTWHTEHFFCAQCGKQFGEDGFHERDGKPYCREDYFDMFAPKCGGCNRAIMENYISALNSQWHPDCFVCRDCRQPFHGGSFFDHEGLPYCETHYHAKRGSLCAGCHKPITGRCITAMFRKFHPEHFVCAFCLKQLNKGTFKEQNDKPYCHGCFDKLFG, from the exons atgaatagcaCCGCTGTAAGACCGATGTCACCCATTACACCGACACGTCTGGCTACTTTGGAACGCCACAGACGTTGGGAGCGTTACATCA aCGCACTCCTCGCCGACCTTCAGAACACAGTATCACCTGAAGGAAACCATGCCGGAAACAACGCGACTCCAGGTTACGGATCACTCAATGGCGCAAGATCTCATACCGGTGTTTACAGAGGCTACGACAATCAAACATCTCCGTTGCCACCTCAATCG CCCACTTATCAAAACCGGGAGGCGATCGAAGAGTCGATGTCGAGGACTAACAGTGCTCCATACTCTCAGAATGCCCAGGGAGGTAAAATGCCATCCTTGAATAACAATCTTTCGGAGTTGGATACTCTCCTCCAAGATCTTAGTAACGCTCACTATAACACTCATCTTCAGGAAAGAG ACAGCATAGGATCAACGGGGAAGTTGAACGGAGGTGCAAACAGCCCAATGTTACGCTCGCCAAGTAGCCTTTCAACAACGCGACCCACCGTTGATTCTCTACTCGAAGAGCTAAGTACTGCAGTTCCTGCTGG TGAATATCCACATGACGGTAAGGTCACCGTTACTATCCAAGAAACATCTACTGAGGTGCAACCAGTCTATGAAGGATATTCTCAGGTTCAACGAGAATCCTTGATTACAAAAACTGAGCAGAATCCAGGCTTCACTAACGGACACGCCGCCAGTAATGCTACCAAGGAGCTGGATGATCTCATGGCATCACTTTCTGAGTTTAAG ATTAATGGTAGCACTCATCAACATCAGACAGTGACTGACTCCCCGTACGCCAAACCAAATAAAGCTACCAAGAGCTCGCCGAGTCCACAGCCACCAGAAGGGCCGCTGACCAGAATCCACATTTCAGAGACTCACACTACCCATCATTATCAACCGCAGCACGGGGAGAGCCACCACGCCCAAGCTGCAACTCAAATCAAACAGAATCAATTGGATTCTATGCTAGGAAATCTTCAAGCAGACATGAGTCGTCAAGGAGTTAACACAACCCAAAAAGGATGCTGCAATGCTTGCGAAAAGCCTATTGTCGGACAG GTGATCACTGCTTTGGGGAAAACGTGGCATCCAGAGCATTTCACTTGTACCCATTGCAACCAAGAGCTGGGTACACGTAACTTCTTTGAGAGGGACAGTCATCCCTACTGTGAACCGGATTATCACAATCTATTCTCCCCTCGATGCGCTTATTGTAACGGCCCAATTCTTGAT aaaTGCGTTACTGCCCTGGAGAAGACTTGGCACACGGAGCACTTTTTCTGTGCTCAGTGTGGCAAACAGTTTGGAGAAGACGGTTTTCACGAACGTGATGGAAAACCTTATTGCCGCGAAGATTACTTTGACATGTTTGCACCAAAATGTGGCGGTTGCAACCGTGCTATAATGGAAAATTACATCTCTGCTCTCAACAGCCAGTGGCACCCAGATTGTTTTGTCTGCAGG GATTGTAGACAACCATTCCATGGTGGATCATTCTTTGATCACGAGGGATTGCCATACTGTGAGACACACTATCATGCAAAACGAGGATCCCTTTGTGCAGGTTGTCATAAGCCCATAACCG GTCGCTGCATAACTGCCATGTTCCGTAAATTCCACCCTGAACACTTTGTATGTGCTTTTTGTTTGAAACAATTGAACAAGGGTACTTTCAAAGAACAAAATGACAAGCCATACTGTCATGGTTGTTTTGATAAATTGTTTGGATAA
- the LOC105690493 gene encoding paxillin-like isoform X3 produces MAMDRSMYGKVEPGATYQPYRITVKNGSPPGYALLADLQNTVSPEGNHAGNNATPGYGSLNGARSHTGVYRGYDNQTSPLPPQSPTYQNREAIEESMSRTNSAPYSQNAQGGKMPSLNNNLSELDTLLQDLSNAHYNTHLQERDSIGSTGKLNGGANSPMLRSPSSLSTTRPTVDSLLEELSTAVPAGEYPHDGKVTVTIQETSTEVQPVYEGYSQVQRESLITKTEQNPGFTNGHAASNATKELDDLMASLSEFKINGSTHQHQTVTDSPYAKPNKATKSSPSPQPPEGPLTRIHISETHTTHHYQPQHGESHHAQAATQIKQNQLDSMLGNLQADMSRQGVNTTQKGCCNACEKPIVGQVITALGKTWHPEHFTCTHCNQELGTRNFFERDSHPYCEPDYHNLFSPRCAYCNGPILDKCVTALEKTWHTEHFFCAQCGKQFGEDGFHERDGKPYCREDYFDMFAPKCGGCNRAIMENYISALNSQWHPDCFVCRDCRQPFHGGSFFDHEGLPYCETHYHAKRGSLCAGCHKPITGRCITAMFRKFHPEHFVCAFCLKQLNKGTFKEQNDKPYCHGCFDKLFG; encoded by the exons atgGCAATGGATCGTTCGATGTACGGAAAGGTGGAACCCGGTGCTACTTATCAACCATACCGCATTACCGTAAAGAACGGTTCTCCACCAGGAT aCGCACTCCTCGCCGACCTTCAGAACACAGTATCACCTGAAGGAAACCATGCCGGAAACAACGCGACTCCAGGTTACGGATCACTCAATGGCGCAAGATCTCATACCGGTGTTTACAGAGGCTACGACAATCAAACATCTCCGTTGCCACCTCAATCG CCCACTTATCAAAACCGGGAGGCGATCGAAGAGTCGATGTCGAGGACTAACAGTGCTCCATACTCTCAGAATGCCCAGGGAGGTAAAATGCCATCCTTGAATAACAATCTTTCGGAGTTGGATACTCTCCTCCAAGATCTTAGTAACGCTCACTATAACACTCATCTTCAGGAAAGAG ACAGCATAGGATCAACGGGGAAGTTGAACGGAGGTGCAAACAGCCCAATGTTACGCTCGCCAAGTAGCCTTTCAACAACGCGACCCACCGTTGATTCTCTACTCGAAGAGCTAAGTACTGCAGTTCCTGCTGG TGAATATCCACATGACGGTAAGGTCACCGTTACTATCCAAGAAACATCTACTGAGGTGCAACCAGTCTATGAAGGATATTCTCAGGTTCAACGAGAATCCTTGATTACAAAAACTGAGCAGAATCCAGGCTTCACTAACGGACACGCCGCCAGTAATGCTACCAAGGAGCTGGATGATCTCATGGCATCACTTTCTGAGTTTAAG ATTAATGGTAGCACTCATCAACATCAGACAGTGACTGACTCCCCGTACGCCAAACCAAATAAAGCTACCAAGAGCTCGCCGAGTCCACAGCCACCAGAAGGGCCGCTGACCAGAATCCACATTTCAGAGACTCACACTACCCATCATTATCAACCGCAGCACGGGGAGAGCCACCACGCCCAAGCTGCAACTCAAATCAAACAGAATCAATTGGATTCTATGCTAGGAAATCTTCAAGCAGACATGAGTCGTCAAGGAGTTAACACAACCCAAAAAGGATGCTGCAATGCTTGCGAAAAGCCTATTGTCGGACAG GTGATCACTGCTTTGGGGAAAACGTGGCATCCAGAGCATTTCACTTGTACCCATTGCAACCAAGAGCTGGGTACACGTAACTTCTTTGAGAGGGACAGTCATCCCTACTGTGAACCGGATTATCACAATCTATTCTCCCCTCGATGCGCTTATTGTAACGGCCCAATTCTTGAT aaaTGCGTTACTGCCCTGGAGAAGACTTGGCACACGGAGCACTTTTTCTGTGCTCAGTGTGGCAAACAGTTTGGAGAAGACGGTTTTCACGAACGTGATGGAAAACCTTATTGCCGCGAAGATTACTTTGACATGTTTGCACCAAAATGTGGCGGTTGCAACCGTGCTATAATGGAAAATTACATCTCTGCTCTCAACAGCCAGTGGCACCCAGATTGTTTTGTCTGCAGG GATTGTAGACAACCATTCCATGGTGGATCATTCTTTGATCACGAGGGATTGCCATACTGTGAGACACACTATCATGCAAAACGAGGATCCCTTTGTGCAGGTTGTCATAAGCCCATAACCG GTCGCTGCATAACTGCCATGTTCCGTAAATTCCACCCTGAACACTTTGTATGTGCTTTTTGTTTGAAACAATTGAACAAGGGTACTTTCAAAGAACAAAATGACAAGCCATACTGTCATGGTTGTTTTGATAAATTGTTTGGATAA
- the LOC105690493 gene encoding leupaxin-like isoform X6 codes for MTDALLADLQNTVSPEGNHAGNNATPGYGSLNGARSHTGVYRGYDNQTSPLPPQSPTYQNREAIEESMSRTNSAPYSQNAQGGKMPSLNNNLSELDTLLQDLSNAHYNTHLQERDSIGSTGKLNGGANSPMLRSPSSLSTTRPTVDSLLEELSTAVPAGEYPHDGKVTVTIQETSTEVQPVYEGYSQVQRESLITKTEQNPGFTNGHAASNATKELDDLMASLSEFKINGSTHQHQTVTDSPYAKPNKATKSSPSPQPPEGPLTRIHISETHTTHHYQPQHGESHHAQAATQIKQNQLDSMLGNLQADMSRQGVNTTQKGCCNACEKPIVGQVITALGKTWHPEHFTCTHCNQELGTRNFFERDSHPYCEPDYHNLFSPRCAYCNGPILDKCVTALEKTWHTEHFFCAQCGKQFGEDGFHERDGKPYCREDYFDMFAPKCGGCNRAIMENYISALNSQWHPDCFVCRDCRQPFHGGSFFDHEGLPYCETHYHAKRGSLCAGCHKPITGRCITAMFRKFHPEHFVCAFCLKQLNKGTFKEQNDKPYCHGCFDKLFG; via the exons ATGACTG aCGCACTCCTCGCCGACCTTCAGAACACAGTATCACCTGAAGGAAACCATGCCGGAAACAACGCGACTCCAGGTTACGGATCACTCAATGGCGCAAGATCTCATACCGGTGTTTACAGAGGCTACGACAATCAAACATCTCCGTTGCCACCTCAATCG CCCACTTATCAAAACCGGGAGGCGATCGAAGAGTCGATGTCGAGGACTAACAGTGCTCCATACTCTCAGAATGCCCAGGGAGGTAAAATGCCATCCTTGAATAACAATCTTTCGGAGTTGGATACTCTCCTCCAAGATCTTAGTAACGCTCACTATAACACTCATCTTCAGGAAAGAG ACAGCATAGGATCAACGGGGAAGTTGAACGGAGGTGCAAACAGCCCAATGTTACGCTCGCCAAGTAGCCTTTCAACAACGCGACCCACCGTTGATTCTCTACTCGAAGAGCTAAGTACTGCAGTTCCTGCTGG TGAATATCCACATGACGGTAAGGTCACCGTTACTATCCAAGAAACATCTACTGAGGTGCAACCAGTCTATGAAGGATATTCTCAGGTTCAACGAGAATCCTTGATTACAAAAACTGAGCAGAATCCAGGCTTCACTAACGGACACGCCGCCAGTAATGCTACCAAGGAGCTGGATGATCTCATGGCATCACTTTCTGAGTTTAAG ATTAATGGTAGCACTCATCAACATCAGACAGTGACTGACTCCCCGTACGCCAAACCAAATAAAGCTACCAAGAGCTCGCCGAGTCCACAGCCACCAGAAGGGCCGCTGACCAGAATCCACATTTCAGAGACTCACACTACCCATCATTATCAACCGCAGCACGGGGAGAGCCACCACGCCCAAGCTGCAACTCAAATCAAACAGAATCAATTGGATTCTATGCTAGGAAATCTTCAAGCAGACATGAGTCGTCAAGGAGTTAACACAACCCAAAAAGGATGCTGCAATGCTTGCGAAAAGCCTATTGTCGGACAG GTGATCACTGCTTTGGGGAAAACGTGGCATCCAGAGCATTTCACTTGTACCCATTGCAACCAAGAGCTGGGTACACGTAACTTCTTTGAGAGGGACAGTCATCCCTACTGTGAACCGGATTATCACAATCTATTCTCCCCTCGATGCGCTTATTGTAACGGCCCAATTCTTGAT aaaTGCGTTACTGCCCTGGAGAAGACTTGGCACACGGAGCACTTTTTCTGTGCTCAGTGTGGCAAACAGTTTGGAGAAGACGGTTTTCACGAACGTGATGGAAAACCTTATTGCCGCGAAGATTACTTTGACATGTTTGCACCAAAATGTGGCGGTTGCAACCGTGCTATAATGGAAAATTACATCTCTGCTCTCAACAGCCAGTGGCACCCAGATTGTTTTGTCTGCAGG GATTGTAGACAACCATTCCATGGTGGATCATTCTTTGATCACGAGGGATTGCCATACTGTGAGACACACTATCATGCAAAACGAGGATCCCTTTGTGCAGGTTGTCATAAGCCCATAACCG GTCGCTGCATAACTGCCATGTTCCGTAAATTCCACCCTGAACACTTTGTATGTGCTTTTTGTTTGAAACAATTGAACAAGGGTACTTTCAAAGAACAAAATGACAAGCCATACTGTCATGGTTGTTTTGATAAATTGTTTGGATAA
- the LOC105690493 gene encoding paxillin-like isoform X2 produces the protein MNNQCAYVRRSSDNSEHYEVFDPQRTSAGGSNSSNLLSLDALLADLQNTVSPEGNHAGNNATPGYGSLNGARSHTGVYRGYDNQTSPLPPQSPTYQNREAIEESMSRTNSAPYSQNAQGGKMPSLNNNLSELDTLLQDLSNAHYNTHLQERDSIGSTGKLNGGANSPMLRSPSSLSTTRPTVDSLLEELSTAVPAGEYPHDGKVTVTIQETSTEVQPVYEGYSQVQRESLITKTEQNPGFTNGHAASNATKELDDLMASLSEFKINGSTHQHQTVTDSPYAKPNKATKSSPSPQPPEGPLTRIHISETHTTHHYQPQHGESHHAQAATQIKQNQLDSMLGNLQADMSRQGVNTTQKGCCNACEKPIVGQVITALGKTWHPEHFTCTHCNQELGTRNFFERDSHPYCEPDYHNLFSPRCAYCNGPILDKCVTALEKTWHTEHFFCAQCGKQFGEDGFHERDGKPYCREDYFDMFAPKCGGCNRAIMENYISALNSQWHPDCFVCRDCRQPFHGGSFFDHEGLPYCETHYHAKRGSLCAGCHKPITGRCITAMFRKFHPEHFVCAFCLKQLNKGTFKEQNDKPYCHGCFDKLFG, from the exons atGAACAATCAGTGCGCTTACGTTAGAAGGTCGAGCGACAATTCGGAACATTACGAAGTCTTTGACCCACAGAGAACTTCGGCGGGAGGAAGTAATTCGAGCAACCTACTGAGTCTCG aCGCACTCCTCGCCGACCTTCAGAACACAGTATCACCTGAAGGAAACCATGCCGGAAACAACGCGACTCCAGGTTACGGATCACTCAATGGCGCAAGATCTCATACCGGTGTTTACAGAGGCTACGACAATCAAACATCTCCGTTGCCACCTCAATCG CCCACTTATCAAAACCGGGAGGCGATCGAAGAGTCGATGTCGAGGACTAACAGTGCTCCATACTCTCAGAATGCCCAGGGAGGTAAAATGCCATCCTTGAATAACAATCTTTCGGAGTTGGATACTCTCCTCCAAGATCTTAGTAACGCTCACTATAACACTCATCTTCAGGAAAGAG ACAGCATAGGATCAACGGGGAAGTTGAACGGAGGTGCAAACAGCCCAATGTTACGCTCGCCAAGTAGCCTTTCAACAACGCGACCCACCGTTGATTCTCTACTCGAAGAGCTAAGTACTGCAGTTCCTGCTGG TGAATATCCACATGACGGTAAGGTCACCGTTACTATCCAAGAAACATCTACTGAGGTGCAACCAGTCTATGAAGGATATTCTCAGGTTCAACGAGAATCCTTGATTACAAAAACTGAGCAGAATCCAGGCTTCACTAACGGACACGCCGCCAGTAATGCTACCAAGGAGCTGGATGATCTCATGGCATCACTTTCTGAGTTTAAG ATTAATGGTAGCACTCATCAACATCAGACAGTGACTGACTCCCCGTACGCCAAACCAAATAAAGCTACCAAGAGCTCGCCGAGTCCACAGCCACCAGAAGGGCCGCTGACCAGAATCCACATTTCAGAGACTCACACTACCCATCATTATCAACCGCAGCACGGGGAGAGCCACCACGCCCAAGCTGCAACTCAAATCAAACAGAATCAATTGGATTCTATGCTAGGAAATCTTCAAGCAGACATGAGTCGTCAAGGAGTTAACACAACCCAAAAAGGATGCTGCAATGCTTGCGAAAAGCCTATTGTCGGACAG GTGATCACTGCTTTGGGGAAAACGTGGCATCCAGAGCATTTCACTTGTACCCATTGCAACCAAGAGCTGGGTACACGTAACTTCTTTGAGAGGGACAGTCATCCCTACTGTGAACCGGATTATCACAATCTATTCTCCCCTCGATGCGCTTATTGTAACGGCCCAATTCTTGAT aaaTGCGTTACTGCCCTGGAGAAGACTTGGCACACGGAGCACTTTTTCTGTGCTCAGTGTGGCAAACAGTTTGGAGAAGACGGTTTTCACGAACGTGATGGAAAACCTTATTGCCGCGAAGATTACTTTGACATGTTTGCACCAAAATGTGGCGGTTGCAACCGTGCTATAATGGAAAATTACATCTCTGCTCTCAACAGCCAGTGGCACCCAGATTGTTTTGTCTGCAGG GATTGTAGACAACCATTCCATGGTGGATCATTCTTTGATCACGAGGGATTGCCATACTGTGAGACACACTATCATGCAAAACGAGGATCCCTTTGTGCAGGTTGTCATAAGCCCATAACCG GTCGCTGCATAACTGCCATGTTCCGTAAATTCCACCCTGAACACTTTGTATGTGCTTTTTGTTTGAAACAATTGAACAAGGGTACTTTCAAAGAACAAAATGACAAGCCATACTGTCATGGTTGTTTTGATAAATTGTTTGGATAA